A section of the Saccopteryx leptura isolate mSacLep1 chromosome 6, mSacLep1_pri_phased_curated, whole genome shotgun sequence genome encodes:
- the LOC136377438 gene encoding peroxisomal succinyl-coenzyme A thioesterase-like isoform X1, with protein sequence MTAKVSLEPSGRCRWDEPVRIIVRGLAAGQRVTLRSSLRDEKGTIFRAHARYCADSGGELDLTRAPALGGSFAGIEPMGLLWALEPEKPFWRFLKRDVQTPFVVELEVLDGHEPEGGRLLGRAVHERDFLAPGVRREPVRTGRVRATLFLPPGPGPFPGIIDLFGLGGGLLEYRASLLAGHGFATLALAYYDFEDLPKKFNSRNMEYFEEALCSMLQHPQVKGPGVGLLGSSLGANICLFMASFLKNISATVSINGSGFTGISAFCYKEICIPPLGLDMRRIKRAFSGLLDIVDIRNDIVGGYEHPSMFPIEKAEGPIFFIVGQDDHNWRSELYAQIASERLQAHGKKKPQIISYPGTGHYIEPPYFPMCPASLHTLPKTPVIWGGEPRAHSKAQVDAWKQILTFFRRHLRGTRERASSKL encoded by the exons ATGACTGCAAAGGTGTCGCTGGAGCCCTCGGGCCGCTGCCGTTGGGACGAGCCCGTGCGCATCATCGTGCGAGGCCTGGCCGCGGGGCAGCGGGTCACGCTGCGCTCGTCCCTGCGCGATGAGAAAGGCACGATCTTCCGGGCCCACGCGCGCTACTGCGCCGACTCCGGCGGGGAGCTGGACCTGACGCGCGCGCCCGCGCTGGGCGGCAGCTTCGCTGGGATTGAGCCCATGGGGCTCCTCTGGGCCCTGGAGCCCGAGAAGCCTTTTTGGCGGTTTCTGAAGCGGGACGTGCAGACGCCCTTCGTCGTGGAGCTGGAGGTGCTGGACGGCCACGAACCCGAGGGCGGGCGGCTGCTGGGCCGGGCGGTGCACGAGCGCGACTTCCTTGCGCCGGGGGTGCGGCGGGAGCCGGTGCGCACCGGCCGGGTGCGCGCCACGCTCTTCCTGCCCCCAG GACCTGGACCTTTCCCAGGGATCATTGATCTCTTTGGTCTTGGAGGGGGCCTGCTGGAATATCGAGCCAGCCTTCTGGCTGGCCATGGCTTTGCTACATTGGCTCTAGCTTATTATGACTTTGAAGATCTCCCCAAAAAATTCAACAGCAGAAATATGGAATACTTTGAAGAAGCCCTGTGCTCCATGCTTCAACACCCCCAG gtAAAGGGTCCAGGTGTTGGCCTTCTGGGCAGTTCTTTAGGGGCTAATATTTGTCTCTTCATGGCCTCATTTTTGAAGAACATCTCAGCTACAGTTTCCATCAATGGCTCTGGGTTCACTGGAATCAGTGCCTTCTGCTACAAGGAGATTTGCATCCCACCATTGGGCCTTGACATGAGGAGAATTAAGAGAGCTTTCTCAGGCCTCCTGGACATTGTTGATATACGGAATGATATTGTAGGAGGGTATGAACATCCCAGCATGTTTCCAATAGAGAAGGCCGAGGGGCCTATCTTCTTCATCGTTGGTCAGGACGACCATAACTGGAGGAGTGAGCTCTATGCCCAAATAGCCTCTGAACGGTTACAGGCCCATGGAAAGAAAAAACCCCAGATAATCTCCTACCCTGGGACTGGGCATTACATTGAGCCTCCTTACTTCCCCATGTGTCCAGCTTCCCTGCACACATTACCGAAAACGCCTGTGATCTGGGGTGGGGAGCCTAGGGCTCATTCCAAGGCCCAGGTAGATGCCTGGAAGCAGATTCTGACCTTCTTCAGAAGACACCTTAGAGGTACCCGGGAGAGAGCTTCCTCCAAATTGTAA